A segment of the Bacillus sp. es.034 genome:
AACTGGTCCAAATACAGTACCACCACCGCGCCATTGTGGAGAACGGATTGACCCTTGACGAGCACGACCTGTTCCTTTTTGACGCCAAGGCTTACGCCCACCGCCACGTACTTCAGAACGATTTTTAACTTTGTGATTACCCTGGCGTAAAGACGCTCTTTGCATCAATACTGCTTCAGTCATCACATGTGTGTTTGGTTCAATACCAAAAACAGTGTCTTTAAGTTCGATATCACCAACTTTAGAACCGCTTTGGTTAAATAATGCTACTTTCGGCATTCTTGTTTCCTCCTTTCTTGAAAAGTTCTATTAGTTTGCTTTAATAGCTGACTTTACTTTGATCAGTTGTTTCTTAGGTCCAGGTACATTACCTTTGACTAAGATAAGGTTACGTTCAGCATCAACTTTTACAATCTCAAGGTTTTGAATTGTAATTTGCTCTCCGCCCATACGTCCAGGTAGTAATTTACCTTTGAATACACGGTTTGGATCAACAGGACCCATTGAACCGGGACGACGGTGGTAACGAGAACCATGGGACATAGGTCCGCGTGATTGGTTGTGACGCTTGATAGCACCTTGGAAACCTTTACCTTTTGATACTCCTGTTACATCTACGATTTCGCCTGCAGCGAAAATATCAACTTTGACTTCTTGACCAACTTCGTACTCTTCTACGTTTACACCGCGGATTTCACGGATGAAGCGCTTAGGAGCAGTTTCAGCTTTAGCGACGTGGCCTCTCTCTGGTTTGTTAGAAAGCTTTTCACGTTTGTCTTCAAAACCTACTTGGATAGCTTCGTAGCCATCAACGTCTGTAGATTTCTTTTGAAGTACCACGTTTTGAGCAGCTTCGATAACAGTTACAGGGATAAGATCACCGTTTTCAGCGAAAACTTGAGTCATACCAATCTTTCTTCCTAAGATTCCTTTGGTCATAAGTCACACCTCCTAAATAATATGGTTTTTATGAATTAAAGTTTGATTTCGATATCTACACCTGATGGTAAGTCTAAACGCATAAGCGCATCTACTGTTTGAGGTGTCGGATTTACAATGTCGATTAAGCGTTTATGAGTACGCATTTCGAATTGCTCACGAGAATCTTTGTATTTGTGCACAGCACGTAAAATTGTATAAATTGACTTTTCCGTCGGTAGTGGGATCGGTCCTGAAACCGCCGCACCAGAACGTTTTGCTGTTTCAACAATTTTCTCAGCTGATTGATCAAGAATTCTGTGATCATAAGCCTTTAAACGGATACGAATCTTTTGTTTTGCCATTATTTTCCCTCCTTTATCGCCTATTTTTGAATAGACATTCTCCACAGAAATTTCCCACACACTCGCCATGGCAAAGCGGCCGTGTGTGTCAGCAACCTTCTGTTTCATCGCAGTCAAAGACCAACATTGTCTATTATAACTAAAACACCCAGAAGAAGCAAGGGTTTCTTGCAATTTCTTTATGTTTTGCACACTTTCTCTATTATACAAACGAACGGTGATATTTTCAAGGTTAAGTGATATTTTCACAATATTTAATATAACAACTTATTTTATGTACTATAAGCATTTTGTGAAAGTAAATATTATTTATATATGAGCGACTGCATGTTGATTTCCACTGCAGGCAGCTCGCTTTCCGCGGGGCTGGCGGTGAGCCTCCTCGGGCTTCGCCCTGTGGGGTCTCACCTGTCCAGCATTTCCCGCAGGAGTCGAGCTGCCTTCCGTTGCAATCAACAATGGGTTTTGATATAAATTGAAAGTTTGAATGTGTTGATAACCTTTTTTAAAAACTTAGTAATAGTGCGTGCTTATATATAGAAGAAAGTCGCAAATATAATC
Coding sequences within it:
- the rpsJ gene encoding 30S ribosomal protein S10; translation: MAKQKIRIRLKAYDHRILDQSAEKIVETAKRSGAAVSGPIPLPTEKSIYTILRAVHKYKDSREQFEMRTHKRLIDIVNPTPQTVDALMRLDLPSGVDIEIKL
- the rplC gene encoding 50S ribosomal protein L3; its protein translation is MTKGILGRKIGMTQVFAENGDLIPVTVIEAAQNVVLQKKSTDVDGYEAIQVGFEDKREKLSNKPERGHVAKAETAPKRFIREIRGVNVEEYEVGQEVKVDIFAAGEIVDVTGVSKGKGFQGAIKRHNQSRGPMSHGSRYHRRPGSMGPVDPNRVFKGKLLPGRMGGEQITIQNLEIVKVDAERNLILVKGNVPGPKKQLIKVKSAIKAN